In the Pseudodesulfovibrio alkaliphilus genome, one interval contains:
- the cbiR gene encoding cobamide remodeling phosphodiesterase CbiR translates to MTGDFDNPANPVAEKTAPWRRSHGAPALPFSLAAPSFVIPAGAAENARFLADHYAEISLLLFESEACLAYTEADLPPDLARLSVDWHVHLPLDLPWEHGIDAVCSVVSRLMDKTAFLRPWAWVLHPPAAPGLLPPLAGHLRRHGIDPADVLLENVAESDLCALWAEARAEGFSACLDLGHILAYGQHAILDLPGVWEATRMLHVCAPGPDGRHLPLTRLDETGRTLLTRLCDRFKGRTVTLEVFDKTGLFESTALLETWLAPREAEK, encoded by the coding sequence ATGACCGGAGACTTCGACAACCCAGCCAATCCCGTGGCGGAAAAAACCGCCCCCTGGCGACGGTCCCATGGCGCACCCGCGCTCCCCTTTTCCCTGGCCGCGCCCTCCTTCGTCATCCCGGCCGGGGCGGCCGAAAACGCCCGGTTCCTGGCTGACCACTATGCCGAGATCAGCCTGCTCCTCTTCGAGTCCGAGGCATGCCTCGCCTACACCGAGGCCGATCTGCCGCCCGATCTGGCCCGGCTGTCCGTGGACTGGCATGTCCACCTGCCCCTGGACCTGCCTTGGGAGCATGGCATTGACGCCGTCTGCTCGGTCGTCTCCCGACTCATGGACAAGACGGCCTTCCTGCGCCCCTGGGCTTGGGTGCTGCACCCGCCCGCCGCGCCCGGTCTGCTGCCCCCTCTGGCCGGTCATCTGCGCCGACACGGCATTGATCCGGCCGACGTGCTGCTCGAAAACGTGGCCGAATCCGACCTGTGCGCCCTATGGGCCGAGGCCCGGGCCGAGGGCTTCTCGGCCTGTCTCGACCTTGGACATATCCTGGCCTATGGCCAGCACGCGATTCTTGATCTGCCCGGTGTCTGGGAGGCCACGCGCATGCTCCATGTCTGCGCCCCGGGACCGGACGGCCGCCACCTCCCCCTTACCCGGCTCGACGAAACCGGCCGAACGCTCCTCACCCGCCTGTGCGACCGATTCAAGGGCCGCACCGTGACACTGGAAGTGTTTGACAAGACCGGCCTCTTCGAGTCCACTGCCCTGCTTGAAACTTGGCTGGCACCCAGGGAGGCGGAAAAATGA
- a CDS encoding bifunctional adenosylcobinamide kinase/adenosylcobinamide-phosphate guanylyltransferase, producing MITLVLGGNKSGKSDFALGLAANEPQPTLFVATGKARDLEFREQIRLHRQSRGPALEVAEVDTGLPRRLGQAKLIFPTVVVDSLDYWLFACREAGREREKIQEFMEVLKNWNNSKLVLVSCEAGLGPLPAGSEVRAFIRSLGALNQSVASVADRVFLVAAGLPLTLKQG from the coding sequence ATGATAACCCTGGTCCTTGGCGGCAACAAATCAGGAAAATCCGATTTTGCGCTCGGTCTGGCTGCCAACGAGCCGCAACCGACCCTGTTTGTGGCTACCGGCAAGGCCCGCGATCTCGAATTTCGCGAGCAGATCCGGCTCCACCGCCAAAGCCGCGGTCCCGCACTGGAGGTGGCCGAGGTGGACACAGGGTTGCCTCGGCGGCTCGGACAGGCTAAATTGATCTTTCCGACCGTGGTGGTGGACAGCCTGGACTACTGGCTCTTCGCCTGCCGTGAGGCAGGAAGAGAAAGAGAAAAAATCCAGGAATTCATGGAAGTTCTCAAGAACTGGAACAATAGTAAACTGGTGCTGGTCTCTTGCGAGGCCGGGCTCGGCCCTCTGCCCGCAGGCAGCGAAGTCCGGGCGTTCATACGGAGCCTTGGCGCACTCAACCAGAGCGTGGCCAGTGTTGCCGACCGGGTCTTCCTGGTGGCGGCCGGGTTGCCGTTAACCCTGAAACAGGGATAG